One Solea senegalensis isolate Sse05_10M linkage group LG21, IFAPA_SoseM_1, whole genome shotgun sequence DNA segment encodes these proteins:
- the gdnfa gene encoding glial cell line-derived neurotrophic factor: MKLWDVLATCLLLLSSVATRPLYQNTHPAKRTYFPSSYSDSASRSAEDKEPAYQREDHNLQEISMESPYDTTGLYPEKFDDVMDFIEATIGRLRRSSELDGGSRGRREQRQRGAANTGGPRGEGRGHGDRRRGRGRGGSRGGKGGRGERGRERITVQTRGCLLKEVHLNVTDLGLGYQTKEELIFRYCSGPCAEAETNYDKILNNLTHNKKLDKDTPSRTCCRPIAFDDDLSFLDDNVVYHTLKKHSARKCGCV, translated from the exons ATGAAGTTATGGGATGTTTTGGCCACGTGTTTGTTGCTCCTGAGCTCTGTTGCTACACGGCCTCTCTACCAAAACACTCACCCCGCCAAGAGGACTTACTTCCCCAGCAGCTACAGTGATTCCGCGTCCCGGTCTGCGGAGGACAAAGAGCCAGCGTACCAGCGTGAAGACCACAACCTGCAGGAGATCTCGATGGAGAGTCCAT ATGACACCACAGGTCTCTATCCAGAGAAGTTTGACGACGTAATGGATTTTATCGAGGCTACCATCGGCAGACTCAGGAGATCGTCAGAGCTCGACGGAGGCTCCAGGGGACGGagggagcagagacagaggggagcGGCAAACACGGGAGGCCCCAGAGGCGAGGGGAGGGGACACGGGGACAGGAGGCGAGGTCGCGGGCGGGGGGGAAGCCGAGGCGGCAAAGGGGGCCGAGGCGAGCGAGGCAGGGAGAGGATAACGGTGCAGACTCGGGGCTGCTTGCTAAAGGAAGTCCACCTCAACGTGACGGACTTGGGACTGGGCTACCAGACGAAAGAGGAGCTCATCTTCCGGTACTGCAGCGGCCCCTGCGCCGAGGCGGAGACCAACTACGACAAGATCCTGAACAACCTCACACACAACAAGAAGCTGGACAAGGACACGCCCTCACGCACCTGCTGTCGGCCGATCGCGTTCGACGACGACCTGTCCTTCTTGGACGACAACGTGGTGTACCACACACTGAAAAAGCATTCTGCACGGAAGTGTGGCTGCGTCTGA